From the Diospyros lotus cultivar Yz01 chromosome 13, ASM1463336v1, whole genome shotgun sequence genome, one window contains:
- the LOC127788165 gene encoding protein DETOXIFICATION 53-like, whose translation MNESLEIECVEHTAADEARSEEERKQTADNSFFRSHVRRFPAGEVAEELKILAKTACPIMLTTLLIYSKSIISMLFLGRMGNMELAGGTLGIGFANITGFSVMKGLAVAMDSICSQAYGAKRWSVLSQTYLKTFLLLLSVSVPISVLWLNVETVFLRLGQDRVITQVAKVYLFFSLPELLSQAHLLPLRSFLRTQSLNSPGTVVATCATILHLPINFLLVRYLNLGVKGVALSSVCYSFNMNIGLLIYTFLSRVALKPWVGATLISTLQGWWPLLSLALPSVCSVCLEWWWYEIILFIGGLLDNPQSTVGATGVLIQTTGAIYSVSYALSLGISQRVGHELGAGEAARAQRAAIIGMSIGLAYGLAAFGSSLALRSVWGKMYTDDPQTLALISKALPVLGLAEVGNAPQTAACGVLMGSARPKLGVRVNLASFYLVGLPVSVVLAFTLKMGFWGLWWGLVAAQYTCVSMMMYVLYQTDWRFQAKRAEELTLAAGEEDVGTNLVTES comes from the coding sequence GTGGCTGAAGAGCTCAAAATTCTGGCCAAAACCGCATGCCCCATAATGTTGACAACCTTGCTTATATACTCCAAATCCATAATTTCCATGCTCTTCTTGGGCCGCATGGGGAACATGGAGCTCGCCGGAGGCACCCTTGGAATTGGATTTGCCAACATCACAGGCTTCTCCGTCATGAAAGGCCTCGCCGTGGCAATGGACTCAATCTGCTCCCAAGCCTATGGGGCCAAGCGGTGGTCAGTTCTCAGCCAAACATACCTCAAAACCTTCCTGCTCCTCTTGTCCGTCTCTGTTCCCATCTCCGTCCTGTGGCTAAACGTCGAAACCGTCTTCCTCCGGCTCGGTCAGGACCGGGTTATCACCCAAGTCGCCAAGGTTTacctcttcttctcccttccggAGCTTCTTTCCCAAGCCCACCTCCTCCCTCTCCGCTCATTCCTCAGAACCCAGAGCCTCAACTCGCCGGGCACCGTTGTCGCGACGTGTGCTACGATCCTCCACCTCCCCATCAACTTCTTGCTAGTCAGGTACCTCAATCTGGGAGTCAAAGGCGTTGCCTTGAGCTCGGTTTGTTACTCCTTCAACATGAACATCGGCTTGCTGATATACACTTTTTTGTCAAGAGTGGCACTCAAGCCATGGGTGGGTGCAACCCTGATTTCTACGCTTCAAGGGTGGTGGCCGCTGCTGAGCCTGGCTCTGCCCAGTGTTTGCTCGGTTTGCCTGGAATGGTGGTGGTACGAGATCATATTGTTCATTGGCGGGCTGCTAGACAACCCGCAATCCACCGTCGGAGCAACGGGGGTTTTGATTCAGACAACCGGCGCCATATACTCAGTCTCCTATGCACTGAGCTTGGGCATTTCGCAGCGGGTCGGGCACGAGCTCGGGGCCGGAGAAGCAGCCCGCGCGCAGAGAGCCGCTATAATTGGGATGAGCATCGGCCTGGCCTACGGCCTCGCTGCCTTCGGTTCCTCTTTAGCTTTAAGATCGGTGTGGGGGAAGATGTACACCGATGATCCACAGACTCTCGCTTTGATCTCAAAGGCTCTGCCAGTGCTGGGACTGGCGGAGGTTGGAAATGCTCCGCAGACGGCGGCGTGCGGCGTTCTCATGGGGTCTGCTCGGCCGAAGCTTGGCGTCCGGGTGAATTTAGCGTCGTTTTACCTGGTGGGGCTGCCTGTTTCAGTGGTGCTAGCATTCACTCTGAAGATGGGTTTCTGGGGGCTCTGGTGGGGGCTGGTTGCAGCTCAATATACGTGTGTGTCGATGATGATGTATGTTTTGTACCAAACTGACTGGAGGTTTCAGGCGAAAAGGGCGGAGGAGCTGACTCTGGCAGCCGGAGAGGAGGATGTGGGTACCAATCTGGTGACAGAATCGTAG